A genome region from Drosophila simulans strain w501 chromosome 2R, Prin_Dsim_3.1, whole genome shotgun sequence includes the following:
- the LOC6735968 gene encoding solute carrier family 12 member 4 isoform X4: MPDRFQVTKADEDTALDYNQDESASGKLLGDIHDETLGENYGSYDDSGDIHRAEENQKSSIDPNLYLYDDDLETRPHISTFISSIANYENTIPAATDPDAKPAAPSARMGTLIGVFLPCIQNIFGVILFIRLTWVVGTAGAVCGFLIVLTCCCVTMLTAISMSAIATNGVVPAGGSYFMISRSLGPEFGGAVGMLFYTGTTLAAAMYIVGAVEIVLTYMAPWASIFGDFTKDADAMYNNFRVYGTLLLIFMGLIVFLGVKFVNKFATVALACVILSIIAVYVGIFDNIHGNEKLYMCVLGKRLLKDIPLENCTKEDSFLRDIYCPDGKCEEYYLANNVTKVKGIKGLASGVFYDNIFPSFLEKGQFISYGKSAIDIENTSGESYNQIMADITTSFTLLIGIFFPSVTGIMAGSNRSGDLADAQKSIPIGTICAILTTSTVYLSSVMFFAGTVDNLLLRDKFGQSIGGKLVVANIAWPNQWVILIGSFLSTLGAGLQSLTGAPRLLQAIARDEIIPFLAPFAKSSKRGEPTRALLLTIVICQCGILLGNVDLLAPLLSMFFLMCYGFVNLACAVQTLLRTPNWRPRFKFYHWSLSLIGLTLCISVMIMTSWYFALIAMGMAIIIYKYIEYRGAEKEWGDGIRGMALTAARYSLLRLEEGPPHTKNWRPQILVLSKLNDNLLPKYRKIFSFATQLKAGKGLTICVSVIKGDHTKITNKAVDAKATLRKYMTDEKVKGFCDVLVAQQIGEGLSSVIQTIGLGGMKPNTVIIGWPYSWRQEGRNSWKTFIQTVRTVAACHMALMVPKGINFYPESNHKIGGNIDIWWIVHDGGLLMLLPFLLKQHRTWRNCKLRIFTVAQIEDNSIQMKKDLKTFLYHLRIEADVEVVEMNNSDISAYTYERTLMMEQRNQMLRALGLNKKENSKVVQTIVDHHYDATKTASKVRFADPTIEETQHHDSQNDEKRNSIDLDGPENADTPETTSNKDESTEKADGDFKSSVKPDEFNVRRMHTAIKLNEVIVEKSQDAQLVIMNLPGPPREVRAERESNYMEFLEVLTEGLEKVLMVRGGGREVITIYS; this comes from the exons ACTCAGGTGATATCCACAGGGCGGAGGAGAACCAGAAGTCCAGCATCGACCCAAATCTATATCTGTACGACGATGATTTGGAGACCAGGCCCCATATATCAACGTTCATTTCATCAATTGCCAATTATGAGAACACGATACCAGCGGCCACCGATCCCGATGCAAAGCCGGCAGCTCCATCGGCTCGAATGG GTACCCTAATTGGAGTGTTCTTGCCATGCATTCAAAACATCTTTGGTGTCATATTGTTCATTCGGTTAACATGGGTTGTTGGAACGGCTGGCGCCGTGTGTGGATTCCTGATTGTTCTGACCTGCTGCTGTGTG ACCATGCTAACCGCGATCTCGATGTCGGCCATTGCAACGAACGGGGTGGTTCCGGCGGGCGGGAGTTACTTCATGATATCACG ATCCCTGGGCCCTGAATTCGGCGGAGCGGTGGGAATGTTGTTCTATACGGGCACCACGCTAGCAGCGGCGATGTACATCGTTGGTGCCGTGGAAATCGTATTG ACATACATGGCGCCGTGGGCATCGATATTTGGGGACTTCACCAAGGATGCTGACGCGATGTACAACAATTTCAGGGTCTACGGCACTTTGCTGCTCATCTTTATGG GTCTCATTGTGTTCCTGGGCGTGAAATTCGTCAATAAGTTCGCGACGGTGGCCCTGGCCTGCGTCATCCTTTCGATAATAGCGGTGTATGTGGGAATATTTGACAATATCCATGGCAACGAAAAGCTATA CATGTGTGTTCTGGGAAAACGACTCTTGAAGGACATCCCGCTGGAGAATTGCACAAAGGAAGACTCCTTCTTACGCGACATATACTGCCCAGATGGTAAATGCGAGGAATACTACCTGG CCAACAACGTGACCAAAGTCAAGGGCATCAAGGGTTTGGCCAGTGGCGTGTTCTACGACAACATCTTCCCTTCGTTCCTGGAGAAGGGCCAGTTCATATCCTACGGCAAGAGTGCAATCGACATTGAGAACACCAGTGGAGAGTCATACAACCAGATTATGGCCGACATTACCACGTCGTTCACACTTCTTATCGGCATCTTCTTCCCATCGGTGACAG GCATCATGGCTGGATCCAATCGATCGGGCGACCTGGCTGACGCCCAGAAGAGCATACCCATCGGAACGATATGTGCCATTCTGACCACCAGCACAGTCTACTTATCCAGCGTTATGTTCTTCGCCGGCACAGTGGATAATCTCCTGCTGAGGGACAA ATTCGGTCAGTCTATCGGTGGCAAGCTGGTGGTGGCCAATATCGCCTGGCCAAATCAGTGGGTCATTCTGATTGGCTCCTTCCTCTCCACCTTGGGCGCTGGTCTGCAGAGTTTGACTGGAGCACCCCGCCTGCTGCAGGCGATTGCCAGGGATGAGATCATCCCCTTCCTGGCTCCGTTTGCCAAGTCCTCGAAGCGTGGCGAACCCACCCGTGCACTGCTCCTGACCATCGTCATTTGCCAGTGCGGCATCCTGTTGG GCAACGTGGACTTGCTGGCTCCTCTGCTGTCCATGTTCTTCCTCATGTGCTACGGCTTTGTCAACCTGGCCTGCGCCGTGCAAACCCTGCTGAGGACTCCCAACTGGAGACCGCGCTTCAAGTTCTACCACTGGAGCTTGTCGCTCATCGGCCTGACGCTGTGCATATCAGTCATGATCATGACTTCCTGGTATTTCGCACTGATTGCTATGGGAATGGCCATCATCATCTACAAATACATAGAGTACCGCGG TGCTGAGAAGGAGTGGGGTGATGGCATTCGTGGAATGGCCCTGACCGCCGCCAGGTACTCGCTCCTCCGCCTGGAGGAAGGCCCACCGCATACGAAAAATTGGCGTCCCCAAATTTTGGTGCTTTCGAAGCTCAACGACAACCTCTTGCCAAAGTACAGGAAGATATTCTCCTTTGCCACCCAGCTGAAAGCTGGCAAGGGATTGACGATTTGTGTGTCTGTGATAAAGGGCGACCACACCAAGATCACCAACAAAGCCGTGGATGCGAAGGCCACGCTGCGCAAGTACATGACCGACGAGAAGGTGAAGGGCTTCTGCGATGTCCTGGTAGCCCAGCAGATTGGTGAAGGCCTCAGCTCAGT CATCCAAACCATCGGACTGGGGGGCATGAAGCCCAACACAGTCATCATCGGATGGCCGTACAGCTGGCGGCAGGAGGGCAGGAACAGCTGGAAGACCTTCATCCAAACGGTTCGCACGGTGGCCGCCTGCCACATGGCCCTCATGGTGCCCAAGGGCATCAACTTCTACCCAGAGTCAAACCACAAA ATCGGTGGCAACATTGATATCTGGTGGATTGTCCACGACGGTGGTCTGCTCATGTTGCTGCCCTTCCTGCTGAAGCAACACCGCACCTGGCGCAATTGCAAGCTAAGGATCTTCACAGTTGCTCAAATCGAGGACAACTCGATTCAAATGAAGAAGGATCTAAAGACATTCCTCTACCATCTCCGAATCGAGGCCGACGTTGAAGTTGTTGAGATG AACAACAGCGATATTTCCGCTTACACCTACGAGCGGACCCTGATGATGGAACAGCGTAATCAGATGCTGAGAGCATTAGGCTTAAATAAGAAAGAAAACTCCAAAGTG GTTCAAACAATTGTAGACCACCATTATGACGCCACCAAAACGGCGTCTAAAGTTCGCTTCGCCGATCCAACTATAGAAGAAACACAGCATCAC GATTCTCAAAACGACGAGAAACGTAACTCAATTGATTTGGATGGTCCCGAGAACGCGGACACACCCGAAACTACTTCTAACAAGGATGAATCGACAGAGAAAGCCGACGGAGACTTCAAGTCCAGTGTGAAACC GGATGAGTTCAACGTTCGTCGCATGCACACAGCAATAAAACTAAACGAGGTTATTGTAGAAAAGTCACAGGACGCCCAGTTGGTCATAATGAATCTACCTGGACCACCTAGGGAAGTGAGAGCGGAGCGTGAAAGCAATT ATATGGAATTTCTGGAGGTATTAACAGAGGGCCTTGAAAAAGTGTTAATGGTTCGCGGAGGAGGCCGAGAAGTTATAACAATTTACTCTTAA
- the LOC6735968 gene encoding solute carrier family 12 member 4 isoform X5: MPDRFQVTKADEDTALDYNQDESASGKLLGDIHDETLDSGDIHRAEENQKSSIDPNLYLYDDDLETRPHISTFISSIANYENTIPAATDPDAKPAAPSARMGTLIGVFLPCIQNIFGVILFIRLTWVVGTAGAVCGFLIVLTCCCVTMLTAISMSAIATNGVVPAGGSYFMISRSLGPEFGGAVGMLFYTGTTLAAAMYIVGAVEIVLTYMAPWASIFGDFTKDADAMYNNFRVYGTLLLIFMGLIVFLGVKFVNKFATVALACVILSIIAVYVGIFDNIHGNEKLYMCVLGKRLLKDIPLENCTKEDSFLRDIYCPDGKCEEYYLANNVTKVKGIKGLASGVFYDNIFPSFLEKGQFISYGKSAIDIENTSGESYNQIMADITTSFTLLIGIFFPSVTGIMAGSNRSGDLADAQKSIPIGTICAILTTSTVYLSSVMFFAGTVDNLLLRDKFGQSIGGKLVVANIAWPNQWVILIGSFLSTLGAGLQSLTGAPRLLQAIARDEIIPFLAPFAKSSKRGEPTRALLLTIVICQCGILLGNVDLLAPLLSMFFLMCYGFVNLACAVQTLLRTPNWRPRFKFYHWSLSLIGLTLCISVMIMTSWYFALIAMGMAIIIYKYIEYRGAEKEWGDGIRGMALTAARYSLLRLEEGPPHTKNWRPQILVLSKLNDNLLPKYRKIFSFATQLKAGKGLTICVSVIKGDHTKITNKAVDAKATLRKYMTDEKVKGFCDVLVAQQIGEGLSSVIQTIGLGGMKPNTVIIGWPYSWRQEGRNSWKTFIQTVRTVAACHMALMVPKGINFYPESNHKIGGNIDIWWIVHDGGLLMLLPFLLKQHRTWRNCKLRIFTVAQIEDNSIQMKKDLKTFLYHLRIEADVEVVEMNNSDISAYTYERTLMMEQRNQMLRALGLNKKENSKVVQTIVDHHYDATKTASKVRFADPTIEETQHHDSQNDEKRNSIDLDGPENADTPETTSNKDESTEKADGDFKSSVKPDEFNVRRMHTAIKLNEVIVEKSQDAQLVIMNLPGPPREVRAERESNYMEFLEVLTEGLEKVLMVRGGGREVITIYS; this comes from the exons ACTCAGGTGATATCCACAGGGCGGAGGAGAACCAGAAGTCCAGCATCGACCCAAATCTATATCTGTACGACGATGATTTGGAGACCAGGCCCCATATATCAACGTTCATTTCATCAATTGCCAATTATGAGAACACGATACCAGCGGCCACCGATCCCGATGCAAAGCCGGCAGCTCCATCGGCTCGAATGG GTACCCTAATTGGAGTGTTCTTGCCATGCATTCAAAACATCTTTGGTGTCATATTGTTCATTCGGTTAACATGGGTTGTTGGAACGGCTGGCGCCGTGTGTGGATTCCTGATTGTTCTGACCTGCTGCTGTGTG ACCATGCTAACCGCGATCTCGATGTCGGCCATTGCAACGAACGGGGTGGTTCCGGCGGGCGGGAGTTACTTCATGATATCACG ATCCCTGGGCCCTGAATTCGGCGGAGCGGTGGGAATGTTGTTCTATACGGGCACCACGCTAGCAGCGGCGATGTACATCGTTGGTGCCGTGGAAATCGTATTG ACATACATGGCGCCGTGGGCATCGATATTTGGGGACTTCACCAAGGATGCTGACGCGATGTACAACAATTTCAGGGTCTACGGCACTTTGCTGCTCATCTTTATGG GTCTCATTGTGTTCCTGGGCGTGAAATTCGTCAATAAGTTCGCGACGGTGGCCCTGGCCTGCGTCATCCTTTCGATAATAGCGGTGTATGTGGGAATATTTGACAATATCCATGGCAACGAAAAGCTATA CATGTGTGTTCTGGGAAAACGACTCTTGAAGGACATCCCGCTGGAGAATTGCACAAAGGAAGACTCCTTCTTACGCGACATATACTGCCCAGATGGTAAATGCGAGGAATACTACCTGG CCAACAACGTGACCAAAGTCAAGGGCATCAAGGGTTTGGCCAGTGGCGTGTTCTACGACAACATCTTCCCTTCGTTCCTGGAGAAGGGCCAGTTCATATCCTACGGCAAGAGTGCAATCGACATTGAGAACACCAGTGGAGAGTCATACAACCAGATTATGGCCGACATTACCACGTCGTTCACACTTCTTATCGGCATCTTCTTCCCATCGGTGACAG GCATCATGGCTGGATCCAATCGATCGGGCGACCTGGCTGACGCCCAGAAGAGCATACCCATCGGAACGATATGTGCCATTCTGACCACCAGCACAGTCTACTTATCCAGCGTTATGTTCTTCGCCGGCACAGTGGATAATCTCCTGCTGAGGGACAA ATTCGGTCAGTCTATCGGTGGCAAGCTGGTGGTGGCCAATATCGCCTGGCCAAATCAGTGGGTCATTCTGATTGGCTCCTTCCTCTCCACCTTGGGCGCTGGTCTGCAGAGTTTGACTGGAGCACCCCGCCTGCTGCAGGCGATTGCCAGGGATGAGATCATCCCCTTCCTGGCTCCGTTTGCCAAGTCCTCGAAGCGTGGCGAACCCACCCGTGCACTGCTCCTGACCATCGTCATTTGCCAGTGCGGCATCCTGTTGG GCAACGTGGACTTGCTGGCTCCTCTGCTGTCCATGTTCTTCCTCATGTGCTACGGCTTTGTCAACCTGGCCTGCGCCGTGCAAACCCTGCTGAGGACTCCCAACTGGAGACCGCGCTTCAAGTTCTACCACTGGAGCTTGTCGCTCATCGGCCTGACGCTGTGCATATCAGTCATGATCATGACTTCCTGGTATTTCGCACTGATTGCTATGGGAATGGCCATCATCATCTACAAATACATAGAGTACCGCGG TGCTGAGAAGGAGTGGGGTGATGGCATTCGTGGAATGGCCCTGACCGCCGCCAGGTACTCGCTCCTCCGCCTGGAGGAAGGCCCACCGCATACGAAAAATTGGCGTCCCCAAATTTTGGTGCTTTCGAAGCTCAACGACAACCTCTTGCCAAAGTACAGGAAGATATTCTCCTTTGCCACCCAGCTGAAAGCTGGCAAGGGATTGACGATTTGTGTGTCTGTGATAAAGGGCGACCACACCAAGATCACCAACAAAGCCGTGGATGCGAAGGCCACGCTGCGCAAGTACATGACCGACGAGAAGGTGAAGGGCTTCTGCGATGTCCTGGTAGCCCAGCAGATTGGTGAAGGCCTCAGCTCAGT CATCCAAACCATCGGACTGGGGGGCATGAAGCCCAACACAGTCATCATCGGATGGCCGTACAGCTGGCGGCAGGAGGGCAGGAACAGCTGGAAGACCTTCATCCAAACGGTTCGCACGGTGGCCGCCTGCCACATGGCCCTCATGGTGCCCAAGGGCATCAACTTCTACCCAGAGTCAAACCACAAA ATCGGTGGCAACATTGATATCTGGTGGATTGTCCACGACGGTGGTCTGCTCATGTTGCTGCCCTTCCTGCTGAAGCAACACCGCACCTGGCGCAATTGCAAGCTAAGGATCTTCACAGTTGCTCAAATCGAGGACAACTCGATTCAAATGAAGAAGGATCTAAAGACATTCCTCTACCATCTCCGAATCGAGGCCGACGTTGAAGTTGTTGAGATG AACAACAGCGATATTTCCGCTTACACCTACGAGCGGACCCTGATGATGGAACAGCGTAATCAGATGCTGAGAGCATTAGGCTTAAATAAGAAAGAAAACTCCAAAGTG GTTCAAACAATTGTAGACCACCATTATGACGCCACCAAAACGGCGTCTAAAGTTCGCTTCGCCGATCCAACTATAGAAGAAACACAGCATCAC GATTCTCAAAACGACGAGAAACGTAACTCAATTGATTTGGATGGTCCCGAGAACGCGGACACACCCGAAACTACTTCTAACAAGGATGAATCGACAGAGAAAGCCGACGGAGACTTCAAGTCCAGTGTGAAACC GGATGAGTTCAACGTTCGTCGCATGCACACAGCAATAAAACTAAACGAGGTTATTGTAGAAAAGTCACAGGACGCCCAGTTGGTCATAATGAATCTACCTGGACCACCTAGGGAAGTGAGAGCGGAGCGTGAAAGCAATT ATATGGAATTTCTGGAGGTATTAACAGAGGGCCTTGAAAAAGTGTTAATGGTTCGCGGAGGAGGCCGAGAAGTTATAACAATTTACTCTTAA